In Primulina huaijiensis isolate GDHJ02 unplaced genomic scaffold, ASM1229523v2 scaffold43111, whole genome shotgun sequence, the genomic stretch tttaaattttccataTAATTGGTTTATAGCTGGTTATGAATGCGAGATACGTGGCTATATTAATAGAGCCCTTGAATACTAGATATATTCTTTGGATTTCCAAGGTCAAAAGCTAATACACTCATATGCAACACCGGCGATTCTCTAGCATAATGTACAGAGTTGCATCTCCACATAAACCAGCGTTCATTTTTGTTCTCAGAACTTGatgcaaaaaaattttaaaataaaaacggGTAGCAGATATATAACTTTTCAGGATCATTCAAACATGTATCAATTTACAGGAACCCCACCCCTAGCTACgcagaaaaggaaaaaatgttTAAACCATTTAAGTCATCTCAGGAAATACCATTACAGTATCAAGGGTGGTTTCTGATCGAAAAGGCTAGATGTTATACGACTCTATTTTAAAACAGGAGCATATTAAATTACCAAAATGAGATTTCTGTTCCGCAAACTGATCTGCCTGCAGCCTGCCACAAACCCATCTTCCTTTGAATTTGTGATAAAGAAGACCTCACCAAAGACTGCTATTATATACAATACATTAAAACTATGTAAAAAATAGCCAATGCTACGAGTTTAGATGTAAGTTGTAAAGACTGACTTTAGCAAGAAATATGAGGAACTGTTAAAGCAGATCTTCCTGGCACACATCTACTTCCACCATGGCGATCCTGCCTCATAATGATGTTCTTCCCCATCCCATGAAATCTGACATGCTTGAAGACCAATCGAACTGTTAGGTTCCTTTCCATGGTGTGCAATCCATGTGTCAACAGCTAGAGCTTTATCATTATCAGTGGTGTATGCTTTCTTGTTCATGCCAAAAGGATCAAGTCCAGGACAGTTAGCCTCTGAAATTGCGGCTGGCATATACATTGAGTCACCCACAAGAGGAGCCCCACAAGCAGCTAATTGTGCCCGTATCTACAGTCATGACATCATCTAAGAGTAGAAATATAAAAACTGCTGAGCTAGCTATTAAAGCATGATGCCACTGGTTTAGTCTAATGTGTATTTTTATTTCACTTCTATTATTGAAGCCTACCATAACAAAACATGCAGcgaaaaaatttcaaatgaatTGAACAATAAATCATTCACACATTTATTGAACAGTGAAGAGACTCAGAAAATTCAAATTTGTCATCCTCAGAATGGCTAAGCATGcgaaaataattttcaaacaaTCATGTAGAATTAGTTTTCCCAAAAGCTCAAACTCGCAGGAAAAAGCCGAACAACAGTTTATGCTAAAAATTTCTCCCCAATGTTTGAATTCATTGGAGATAGTCCAACAATAATGTTTTACCAAGATAACTAATTTATCTTTTCAAAGGAAAAAAAGAGAAATAGGAATAATAACAGCGCATGATAGAAGTAAAAATTAATCCTAAATTCTCCCCGTTCCCTCAAAGAATTCAGAACCAGTACCTGATGCGTGCGACCTGTCAGAAGGTTAATTTTACATTCATATGCAAAAATTTTAGCAGGCCATCCACAATCCTCAATGCCATTATTCTCCTCGATCATATTATTTGGCCAGGGAACCTTCCTGCATTCTAGGACCTCAAGTTGGCACAAGTGCCAGCCATCGATGAAATCTGCACATGCAACAAATTTACATTGTGTCTGATTTATGTTGGAGAACATACATCAATGGTGGGTAAGGATTACAACTGAAGCCAATGAATAAACTCTTGGCTAAAGAGATTCAAATGATTTGGAAGACCATGGATTGCTCACCTCCAGAAATAAGCCGAGGTGCAATATTAACTGGCCGCATGTAGTGAGTTATTACTCCAATGGGCACAGGAGCAGCGGCAAGCGCAAGATAAAGCTTCTTGACCTTTCTCTCCTGAGGACaataaatatggattttatcGGTCCTATCCTTTTGAGATTGTCATGGTCTATTCTCTAGTTTTTGGTGTTCCAGTAAGAATTGGTGCACATAAGTTAGACGAAAATGAGGATAGAACGCTACCGATTTCGTAATTTAATTAGGGGATAGTGCAAAAGAGCAACAAATTGCTGTAAGCAAGGGAGAAAATAACTAACTAAAAAGTCTTTGTGTATGTTtgcaaggaaataagctttaaAATGAACATTCTTTAAATTATGACAGTGAATCAAACAATAGGAGAACGCAACCAACCCTTATTTTAGCATGGAAAACCGAGCAGAACTCTTTTGTTCTCGCTAACACTACACTGCATATAAAGAATGAAGGATCACCACTCTTTAACTTCACTGCTATTTGATAGAAAGGGAATATTCAATCTTAACATACCAGCCCTCAGTGCAGTTATCAATCTGGTGGGTAGTGATCAACGGAGATTCTAATCCTAAGGCACGAGTAGCAAATGTCACACAACTCTCTTCAATATTATCCGTGGTTCCTCCGACCTAATCAGATTAAATGGGTGACATGAGAAAGATATGTAGTATCTTTTAAGAAATAACATCAAAATCTCAAGGAAATTAAAATTGATCATTACATGCTAAATTACGGTTGCACTTGGATGAGAGAATTTGATTTGGAaggaaatatttgatttgaagaGAGATTTGGAGgatgaatttgaattttgaaatgacCTCATATTtggtgaatttcaaattcattataattatcattgtatttacataaattagcaaaagaagaatttgaaattcaccCAATATAAATTCATCCAGGCTATTAAATGGAGTTAAAATCAACAGATTTGAAATATAGCTTCAAATACTTCCATCCGACGCAACCTAAGAGAAGTCCAGCAcaaatttatgcatgttcacAATAAACTGAAGAATAAGCTGGGACGGACCAGAAAACTGTGGCAGTTTAAAAAGTTTCTTTCGACAAACCCAACAAGAAAATGACGCATGACTCAACTTTCAAACTGGACTAATACAGCACATGTAGATAAATGTCCAGAAAACAGGTAAAAATAAGACAGCCATAAAGTGAGAAAACTGAAGGAAAAATGTCAAATTGAGAGAATAACACATGCAATCCAGTTATAGACATAACAAGTTAATAACCTTGAAAATTATCACTACAGGAGAAAAAGGAGAACTCAAAGAATATATTAGTGCACAAATCATCGAATGAGAAAATAGAACTTTGAATGGTTTCAAACAAGCTCTCCTTTATTAGTGCATGGCAAGAATGTCATTGATGAGAAAGACTGATCACATACCGATGTACCCGCAGGTTTGTCCAAAACAACAAAATATTCACTCACAACGATAATTCGAGATCTCCAATCGATTTCATAACACCTGACCACATCAGGTATAACACGATCACCTTACTTCTCTTCGTGACATAACAACAAAGTATAAATAACAAGGAATAGACATATAATTACCCAATTGGTACCTAGGAAAGCGCTTTGGATGTACGTGCACCCTTAAATAAGTACCGATTTCAAGAAATTCGTCGCTGCGAGTTATCCGACGTGTTTTTTGTGCTTCTCGTACTGTTTTCCCTTTAATAGATGCTCTTTTTCCTAGAACAACTAGATCAGTAAATTCTCTAAAAAGTTTCATTTGCTCAAATGTTGCGCTTGGAGGTGGGTTTGGGCATACAAGAGCATAATGCACAGCTCCAAAAAGAATGAGATCTGAAACAAACCTTCAAAAGAGAAAATAGAAGCCTCAAATTTCGACCTAATACATGTGCTAGACAATTGGAATAGCATTATCGCATTGCAAACCAAATTTCACGATAATGGCTAATAAATGATAGAACTCACATCGGTTGAAGATTCAAAGTCTTGCTAATATATTCTTGAACAGGTCCTTCTTCTAAAACAACCAAGTGTTCCACCCTCGGTGGCCCATTGTGGGAGGGGCAGGGGAAAAGACGGGTATAAGTAGGGTAGCTGAAATGAGGGTGAAACTAGGAAacttataacaataataatgataataccAATCATTGTAATAATAATGAGaacaataatcataatataaattaaaataataatgataattacATTGACGTAATGATTGCAGCAATAATGATATGTTATAGCGGGCATGCATATCAAGAGAGGACTTAATCATTGTTACTTATTGATGCTTTATTTTCCAAATTCATTTCCTTGTACTGGCATAGGAAAGATCAATTGCTGCAAGTTTGGCATCTATCTTCAATGTCTGAAGGTGTCTCCAACCAGGTCGTTGGATTTAAAATGTCTCAAGAGATTTGGTCTAATATTGAACAATGTTTGGCTTCTATTTCTAAAGTTCAGGTTTTACAACTCAAGATTCAAATTCAAGACAACAAAAAGAGGGTCATTCTCTATTTGTTTTTTCGTTGTCAACTGCTTAGATAGTTTTTGTACGGTCCTCTACAGTTTCTCATTGGACAGCTTGTAAGAGAGTTCTCCGCCGTCTCAAAGTCACCCAACATCATGGTCTCTTCATTAATCCAACACCTACTTTGGACTTAGTTGCCTATTCTGACGCAGACAGGGGGAATGAGTATGGCACAAATTTGATTGATGTTTTATTAGTGGCTTCTGCAGTTTTGTAAGCAGTATTTAGTGTCGTAGTCCTCTCGCAAGTAACAAGTTTTTTCTAGATCAAGTACCCAAATTGAATATAGTCTCTTGCTCATACAGCAGCAGAATTAGTAAGGATACAATGGTCTTCTTCATGAATTGACaatcaaagaaaacagttaAGTACCATAGCGGAACAGGGAACGGCACTTGATTACCTATTTTCAGAGATTGAAACTGAAGAAGTTGAATTTTCATCCGAAAACGTGGTAGATGCACAACTTAGGCTTCTTGGTCCAGCATTGAACTTCTGGTAATATCGAGCATTATTGAAACAGGATCGGCAGGTAGTTTGCGTGAGCGCTAGGTCGATAGGAGTGATGAATCTCGCCAAGCGATAGGACGCCAATGAAACGGAAGAGAAAACATTACATGTGAACACTGACGATACGGCGGGGCTGACGCCGGCGCCAAATACCATTGTCGGCGTACTTGTGGTCTCCACCGTCAGACAACAGGTCTCCTTCCTGTATACAGAGTAAAATCGTGTGAGGCAACACTGTTTGGCTATACTCGCAACGATACAAGTTTTTTGGGCTAACAGCATTTAGCTCCTTGTAAAATTCCTACGTAGAATAAAAACCCTTGTAAAAAACTAATTAgctattaaatcatatataattcAAAAAAGAAGTTAAAAAAACTCTTGCATCGGAAATTATAGTTACACAAGtttgaaacataaaaattatcgTGAAATGATTTCAAAGGTCAATTTTGTAaaacgaatattttatttggatcatctatgaaaaaaaaattatgtcaaaagtattattttgtTGTAAATATGGATATGGTTGATCCATCCACGAATGAAAATCTGTGATATTATCTCACAAGACCTACTCAGACTTGAAATGCAATTGTTTTTTTTCcactttttatgatttaaaatgacataaatactctcaaatatttaaatatattatttgttattaagATCTTCCTTATCCAATTATTTACATTTAGTTATTGAATTGTActgctttaaaattttaatttataaattacgaAAAAAAAACCATTTGAAATAGTGAATTGACCAACTTGCTAAgtaaatatgttatttttataatttttaaaaatacacaaTAAAACTCACTAATAATATTATTGGAAAaagtaaactaaataaaaaataataagaattgtTGGATCAATTAAGTTTTAGTTATTTAACAAACTgagttgaactgaactgaactaaacATGAGTTAAACTGAAAGCACTAAGACAAAATCGGTTTAAAGCCTAACGGATATCAAAGTCTACAGAACTAATAGATGAAGACCAACTATACTAAAAGATAGTAGAGTAAATGAAGAAACATTATCTGAAGAATGAATTAGTTAGTCTATTAAGAGTTACAAAAACGAATTATTGGATAAATTATTCCATACAAATACTCTCTAAATTGTCAGAAATCTATGATCACTACCGACAATgtaaaaattttcagaaatgACAGTGATGCGAAAAAAACAAGATTAACAGCTACTTATGTGAATCTGGCCAGACATTACTTGTGAATATTTGAAAAGGAATTTCAAGAAACTTTGTTGTCTCGAATATACAAGTTCGACGGTGATTCAAGATGAAGCATCAAGCCTATTCAACCAATTGAAGGAGTTCAAGGGAGCACTTAGCGGTATCGTGTCGAGCGACCAAGCATTCGACTACAAATTGACCCAAGAGAACAACAGCTGGCGCGCACCCGCACAACACGAATGCATAGCCACACTAATTCTTCATAATGCAGTTGTGTACTTAATTCCACCTAATGCAATTGTGCAATTAGTCCATCAAATACGCTACAGCCACCCACCATATTGTCTGTCATTAAATTACAACGTACCTAACAATTTCCGTTCCGTTGGCCGTACTATATCCACgccataaaaagaaaaatggtcAAAATCCTAGATTACTTCATGTGTATGGAGCTTATGGGGAGGTACTTGACAAACGTTCGGCGAAATGAGTTAAAAAGCCTTCTTGATCGTGGTTGGGTTATTGCTTATGCAGATGTTAGGTTAGTGAGGCTTATCTGTGAATATTTCTTTAGCCTGTGAAATTCGAAATTGCGGCAGTCTGAATTTCGTCTTAGTGAAGTTTTGTGATCCATTTTACTTGTAAGACATCTTTAAATAATAGATTGCTCGTACATATACTCATTCAAAAACAAAACTATTTAAATTGCTTTCTAGTGATTGTTGCTGATTCCATTTCCAGAGGTGGAGGTGGAAAATGATGGTAGACGAACAAAGAAACTCGATTCAATTAAGGATTATTTATCTTGTGCCAAGTTTTTGATTGACAAGGAGATTGTTGAAGAAACAAAACTTGCAGGCTGGAGGATTGTTAGTTGCTTCAGCTTTGATCATAATGTTTTACTTAAATCTTGATGGATTGACCATTTATTGGCCAAGTTCCATTTTTTGGATCCAACTAATATTCTTATGTATCTTGCGACAACCGTTGATTATGAGTAATTTGGATACCATGGAGATATCGAGGATTTTCAAGTTATACATGAATCCCCAAACTAGTAATTATGTTTGGGGATaagattgatgaaaatatgttttaaagattaagttaaGATAAAAGATGTTACTTTTCAGGTGAGAATAGGTCTCTCGTGAGACGattttacgaatctttatctataagATGTGTCAACACTACCGATATCCACAATAAACAGtaataattttagcataaaaagtaatagtttttcatggatgatccaaataagttatctgtctcacaaaatacgacccacgagaccgtctcacacaagtttttgccttcagGTGAagtataccaaaaaaaaaaatcatggatTATGATTTGTTATATGTTAAAAGTGTACCGTGCAAAGTGATTTATGtttagtttgtttttttttttaaaaaaagatatttatttttattacaagtGGTAAGTTATACGAAATTTTGTTGGTTTCCGATGTTCTATCaaaatatctatatttttaaaaatgatggataatttattttaaaaaatactttaGTACATTATAATATATCAGAAAGATTATAGTATTTTGTGGATGATAAAAACTAAATCAAAAGTGATAATTATGCAAAAAGGAAACGTAGAAATGGGAATAACAATTTAATGAAGGAAAGAGTAAAAAATTTCTTTGAATTATGATTCCAAATATACCCCTCGGGTTTTCAATCCAAGGTTGACAGTTCTGTAATTTCACATAATCGATCCAGCCAACCGCCATCCCGTTgccatttaaattcaaattcgaAACACGAAGAATCGAAACCCCTTTTTCCCTTTCTCCAAAACGGAACTTTACCCATCAAACCAGAGCTCCACGAAAATGGAGTCGCGAAATCGGAAACCAAATGCAGCAGATTCTTCGCCATTGCGGAACCCTCCAACTTCAGTCTTCAAAGACTTGTCCAATTTCAGAACCCCCAAGAATCCACCGAGAATCCCTAAATTCCCGTCTTCACCCTCCTCTCAGCAATCCAACTACTACACCGCTTCGAGGAACACCCCGTTATCCTCTTCCAGGCGCTGCTTTAAAACCTCGGCTTTGAAATCGAAGGCCGCACGTAAACTTAAGGCTGTTGAAGTTGAGCAGCTCAAGTCTGCTCGAAAGGTTCAAATGGAGAAAGAAAATTCACTTCGAACCTTCTCCAAATCACTAACCGTGTGGCTCAATTTTTTGTTTAAGAACCCTATATCTTGTGGATGTGATACGGCCAAGTTTACTGGAGAATTTGACGCTTCCATTTGCTGTCAAGTTGGTGTCACGAAGGACTCTCTGGTGAATAATGGGAAGAGGGAAATCAGGCCATCAAATGAAGTGGGAGTTGATGGACCATGCCGAGGCCCGAAGAGGCAGAGATTGTTGTGGAGAGGTGGGGGGAGCGCAGATGAGGAAGGAGTTTCATATTCCATGCTATCTGGATTGAAGGATTCACTGCAGGATATATGTAGTTTTGAGGATCTGAAGATTAGAATGAGGATGTATCTGAGTTTGGCTAGTTGCAAAGAGATCTCTGTCGCAATGTCTCAAGTAACAAAGGTTTTATTTTGCTTTTCCCAAAGTGATTGTTGATGTTCTTAAAtggtattttaatttaatatgcgTTTTAAATTGTCGTTGGATAGAGTAACACGTTTATTTTCTAAGAACTGTCACATAATGGAAGGTCTTTGTTAGTTTAAGGAAAGTTACATTCTATGAGTAATGAGTGGCCATAAAACTTGGTTTTCATTGTTGAATTGTGTATTTATAAATagctttaattttatttaagaataGTTTACTACTGAAGCTCCAATTTAGAACTGTTATATCTAATTCAAAGATTTGTATTGTTCTATATCTCGGCGATGCCGATAATGTATTATAGATTTTGTTTACATATGATATACATTACATGGTTATCATGCCATTTTTCTTTATGCTCAATCCGATAATATGTCATTGGATGTAATTATCTATCTGTGATGGCACTCAACACATAATCTTCAGTGTTGGCAGATGAAATATCCACAAAGAGTGTGCTGTGGTTTTTGAGGTTTGGAATGACAAACATTTGCGTGTAGAGATCTTTCTGCACAAGTGTAAAATCAAATCCGCCAATTTTGATTATTGATTTGAGTGAATTTTGGTTGAAATTGTATTCTGTTTTTTGCTCACTGTTTTATCTCAACGTCTTCCCCAGTCCCATAATAGCCGACTATCTTACATTTTCCATCGTTTATctttttcagattattgatGATGGACGGTTAAAGATGAGGGCAAATTGTCCCATAGTAAGTGATGTTGGGATGAAGGAAAAAGCCATCAAAATTCTTATGTGCTATAACCCGGTATGGCTTCGGATAGGGTTATACGTTATATGGGGTGGAGACTCCTTGTTTCCAAGTGGTGATGTCAGTTCTGACCAAGAAATTGCATTTTTGAGGATGGTAGTTGAAAAGCAATTCTTCTCTCACACTGGTCTAGCAAAAACATATGCTTATAATAAGCAGGTCGAGGGGTTATACAGGCCAGGATATTATGAAAAGTTAGGAAATATCATATTGAAGAGAATTTTGTTGCTTGCCATCatagttgataaagccaaatcTCACACCAGCCTTCCCcttaaatatggtattgatggACTAGATGGTGGATCACCACTATTATTTTCCTCAAAATCCAATATTAAATCAAGCCGCCAATTAATTACTGGTAAGAGGGGGGAGTCAGCGTTTTTGCCAGTAGTTCTCTAATGTGGTAATTGTTGTTACAACTAGTTTGATGGCTGACCTTTTTCTCTTcgtcatttttgttttttgttttttttggccTAAAAATTAGAATTCTTATCTTCTGATGTGATGCATGGGGAAGGAAATCTTCTAGCGCATCTTGTGATTGTTGGGTATAAACTATTGTATCAGCAAGTAAGCAACTTCACTGGTCATGTTTTTCTCATTTTGTACGATAATTTTATCTGATATTATCCGAACTTTTAttagattaaattaaaataaaattacagtTTATTTTCTTCTTAAATAGATGCAATTTAGTTTTCACTAGCTTGATGTTGCAGTTTTTTTCATCACGTTGCAGAGTCCTTTGGTTGAGTATGATTTCAAAATCACCGACTTATTTG encodes the following:
- the LOC140969942 gene encoding RNA pseudouridine synthase 6, chloroplastic; the encoded protein is MVFGAGVSPAVSSVFTCNVFSSVSLASYRLARFITPIDLALTQTTCRSCFNNARYYQKFNAGPRSLSCASTTFSDENSTSSVSISENSYPTYTRLFPCPSHNGPPRVEHLVVLEEGPVQEYISKTLNLQPMFVSDLILFGAVHYALVCPNPPPSATFEQMKLFREFTDLVVLGKRASIKGKTVREAQKTRRITRSDEFLEIGTYLRVHVHPKRFPRCYEIDWRSRIIVVSEYFVVLDKPAGTSVGGTTDNIEESCVTFATRALGLESPLITTHQIDNCTEGCVVLARTKEFCSVFHAKIRERKVKKLYLALAAAPVPIGVITHYMRPVNIAPRLISGDFIDGWHLCQLEVLECRKVPWPNNMIEENNGIEDCGWPAKIFAYECKINLLTGRTHQIRAQLAACGAPLVGDSMYMPAAISEANCPGLDPFGMNKKAYTTDNDKALAVDTWIAHHGKEPNSSIGLQACQISWDGEEHHYEAGSPWWK